A window from Candidatus Bathyarchaeota archaeon encodes these proteins:
- a CDS encoding YhcB family protein, whose translation MGALEEIFAFLTGGSIGGLTPIIFMIIPLIVGLIIGYLVHKFLKIAVIIAVISAIAIYFGFLNINTAAMAQLVDQYGPMVVQYGTLLIGLLPLSIGLIVGLAVGFLLAK comes from the coding sequence ATGGGAGCATTAGAAGAGATATTTGCGTTCCTTACTGGTGGAAGCATCGGCGGTCTAACACCGATTATCTTTATGATTATTCCCTTGATTGTCGGCTTAATCATTGGATACCTCGTGCATAAGTTCCTAAAAATCGCCGTCATAATCGCCGTTATCAGTGCAATCGCCATTTACTTTGGCTTCCTAAACATCAACACCGCCGCTATGGCTCAACTTGTCGACCAGTATGGACCAATGGTGGTTCAGTATGGAACACTGTTGATAGGCTTACTGCCGTTAAGCATCGGATTAATCGTAGGCCTAGCAGTGGGGTTCCTGCTCGCAAAATAA